One Mycolicibacterium crocinum DNA window includes the following coding sequences:
- a CDS encoding SCO6745 family protein, producing the protein MSEIDIEAIRTAGAAIGEAISVFMLNPDTFEKSLAAGYPDPFAAYFAGRGGVLGDATGTTVTAVFAVFEPNLARSCWENGVGVHPASESCRLYWDQIADFGRTYLTDAEGLDRLAELGEKVIAAAPEPGLPLYAGWRAMPLAEDAPARALQVMMVLRELRAAVHFNALTISGLSPVEAHILNHGTDYAAFMGWQPPFDDAAGKEHVYNEVEDLTDRRMAQIYQSALTADEADELARLSVAALAALKANAPAPIGA; encoded by the coding sequence ATGAGCGAAATCGACATCGAAGCGATCCGGACTGCGGGAGCAGCCATAGGCGAGGCCATCAGCGTGTTCATGCTCAACCCGGACACCTTCGAGAAGAGTCTGGCCGCGGGTTATCCCGATCCGTTCGCCGCGTATTTCGCCGGCCGCGGCGGAGTGCTCGGTGATGCCACCGGCACCACCGTCACCGCCGTGTTCGCCGTCTTCGAACCGAACCTCGCGCGGTCGTGTTGGGAGAACGGCGTCGGCGTGCATCCTGCGTCGGAGAGCTGTCGGCTGTATTGGGACCAGATCGCGGACTTCGGGCGGACGTACCTCACCGATGCCGAGGGGCTGGACCGTCTCGCCGAGCTCGGCGAGAAGGTCATCGCGGCCGCGCCCGAACCGGGCCTGCCGCTGTATGCCGGCTGGCGGGCCATGCCGCTGGCCGAGGACGCCCCGGCCCGGGCGCTGCAGGTGATGATGGTGTTGCGTGAACTGCGGGCCGCCGTGCACTTCAATGCCCTCACCATCTCGGGTCTGAGCCCCGTCGAAGCGCACATCCTCAACCACGGGACCGACTACGCCGCGTTCATGGGGTGGCAGCCGCCGTTCGACGACGCAGCAGGCAAGGAACACGTCTACAACGAGGTCGAAGACCTCACCGACCGGCGGATGGCGCAGATCTACCAGTCCGCGCTCACCGCCGACGAGGCCGACGAACTGGCCCGCCTCAGCGTCGCGGCCCTGGCGGCGTTGAAGGCCAACGCGCCCGCGCCGATCGGCGCTTGA
- a CDS encoding acyl-CoA carboxylase subunit beta, producing MTAVTTAEKLAELREKLELAKEPGGEAVAAKRDKRGIPSPRARIQALLDPGSFLEIGALARTPGDPNALYGDGVVTGHGTINGRPVGVFSHDYTVFGGSVGEMFGRKVSRLMEWVAMVGCPIIGINDSGGARIQDLATSLAWYAELGRRHELLSGLVPQISIILGKCAGGAVYSPIQTDLIVAVRDQGYMFVTGPDVIKDVTGEDVTLDELGGADAQAKYGNIHQVVDSEKEAFSYVRDYLDFLPSNTFDDAPVINPGLEPEITPHDLELDSLVPDADNTAYDMHEILLRIFDDGDFLEVASQAGQAIITGFARVDGRPVGVIANQPMHMSGAIDNEASDKAARFVRFCDSFNTPLVFVVDTPGFLPGVEQEKNGIIKRGGRFLYSVVEADVPKVTITIRKSYGGAYAVMGSKQLTADFNFLWPTARIAVIGAEGAAQLIVKRFPDPKAPEVQEIRRQFIEGYNRDMATPYVAAERGYVDAVIEPHKTRLQLRGAMRILRDKQILRVQRKHGLIPI from the coding sequence GTGACTGCCGTAACGACCGCCGAGAAGCTCGCCGAACTCCGCGAAAAGCTGGAGCTTGCCAAGGAACCGGGCGGTGAGGCGGTCGCGGCGAAGCGCGACAAACGCGGAATCCCCAGTCCTCGCGCGCGAATTCAGGCGTTGCTGGACCCGGGCAGCTTCCTGGAGATCGGCGCCCTGGCCCGCACACCGGGTGATCCCAACGCGTTGTACGGCGACGGTGTGGTCACCGGGCACGGCACTATCAACGGCCGTCCCGTCGGTGTGTTCAGCCACGACTACACCGTGTTCGGCGGTTCGGTCGGAGAGATGTTCGGCCGCAAGGTCTCTCGCCTGATGGAGTGGGTGGCGATGGTCGGCTGCCCGATCATCGGCATCAACGACTCCGGTGGCGCCCGCATCCAGGACCTCGCGACCTCGCTGGCCTGGTACGCCGAGCTCGGCCGCCGCCACGAGCTGCTGTCCGGTCTGGTGCCGCAGATCTCGATCATCCTGGGCAAGTGCGCCGGTGGCGCCGTCTATTCGCCGATCCAGACCGACCTCATCGTGGCCGTGCGCGACCAGGGGTACATGTTCGTCACGGGGCCCGACGTCATCAAGGACGTCACCGGTGAGGACGTCACCCTCGACGAGCTCGGCGGTGCGGACGCCCAGGCGAAGTACGGCAACATCCACCAGGTCGTCGATTCGGAGAAGGAGGCCTTCTCCTACGTTCGTGATTATCTGGACTTCTTGCCCTCCAACACCTTTGACGACGCTCCCGTCATCAACCCGGGTCTGGAGCCGGAGATCACCCCGCACGACCTGGAACTCGACAGCCTGGTTCCGGATGCCGACAACACCGCCTACGACATGCACGAGATCTTGTTGCGCATCTTCGACGACGGCGATTTCCTCGAGGTTGCCTCGCAGGCCGGCCAGGCCATCATCACCGGCTTCGCCCGGGTCGACGGTCGCCCGGTCGGGGTGATCGCCAACCAGCCGATGCACATGTCGGGCGCCATCGACAACGAGGCCTCGGACAAGGCCGCGCGGTTCGTCCGGTTCTGTGACTCCTTCAACACCCCGTTGGTGTTCGTCGTGGACACGCCGGGCTTCTTGCCCGGGGTCGAGCAGGAGAAGAACGGCATCATCAAGCGCGGGGGCCGCTTCCTCTACTCCGTCGTCGAGGCCGACGTGCCGAAGGTGACGATCACCATTCGCAAGTCCTACGGCGGCGCCTACGCGGTGATGGGGTCCAAGCAGCTGACCGCCGACTTCAACTTCCTGTGGCCGACCGCCCGGATCGCGGTCATCGGCGCCGAGGGCGCGGCACAGCTGATCGTCAAGCGGTTCCCCGACCCCAAGGCGCCCGAGGTCCAGGAGATCAGGCGTCAGTTCATCGAGGGCTACAACCGCGATATGGCCACCCCCTATGTGGCGGCCGAGCGCGGTTACGTCGACGCGGTGATCGAGCCGCACAAGACCCGACTGCAGCTGCGCGGTGCGATGCGAATCCTGCGTGACAAGCAGATTCTGCGGGTGCAGCGCAAGCATGGGCTGATCCCGATCTAG
- a CDS encoding molybdopterin-dependent oxidoreductase, translating into MSKLTKLRWSSARRIYRGSVTPIELAGIGQDGRHLYICPLCEAMCGLEIQVSDGRVESIRGNSDDVWSRGHLCPKGASLGAIHEDPDRIRTPMIKVDGQWQEVSWDAAFRRCTELLAPVIAEHGIGAVTCYTGNPLAHSFSLGRYTGVLLGMSGIPVSYSPGTIDQWPKNLSSHLMYGNWWGFPVPDIERTDLLVVMGANPAASQGSLLAAPDVMGILADIDTVIVIDPVRTATAAKADEWLPITPGTDAALLLAVVHTLFEENLVNLGGLADHIDGVETLRAAAVDWTPERVAPVTGIDAERIKQLARQLASTQRAVVYGRIGLCNQEFGSLASWLVDVVNILTGHFDTPGGAMFPRPAVWTVTAQPQPGLEGGLPEFGRWQTRVRGAKEVLGQVPVSCLAEEIETPGDGQIRALITVAGNPVLSTPQGDRLDELLPGLDAMISVDLWLNETTRHADVILPGLSPLEQPHHDDLILAFAINSIANYSAPVFAPDDPDRPEEWEILVRLTGLCAGVPAEEVDVTAIDDGFFDYLCFTQGLDGAEVRSHYTHGGPERILDLTLRTGPFGDRYGVNPDGLSLAKLKEQPNGINFGPMVSQVPEVLNTTDKKIRLAPQYLLDDIPRLARRLEREPDELVLVSRRHLRSNNSWLHNVSALMKGRDRCTLLMHPEDAASRGVSGGDHVTVASSAGQIEVPVELTDAIKPGVVSMPHGWGHGKPGTRMAVANGSPGVNTNILSPPTFLDEPSGNGALNGIPVTVAPAGLNSGE; encoded by the coding sequence ATGTCAAAGTTGACGAAACTCCGGTGGTCGAGCGCTCGGCGGATTTACCGTGGGTCGGTGACCCCCATCGAGCTGGCCGGCATCGGCCAAGACGGCCGCCATCTCTACATCTGCCCGCTGTGTGAGGCCATGTGCGGCTTGGAGATTCAGGTCTCCGACGGCCGCGTCGAGAGCATCCGCGGCAACTCCGACGACGTCTGGAGCCGAGGGCACCTGTGCCCAAAGGGCGCGTCGCTGGGCGCCATCCACGAAGACCCTGACCGCATCCGCACGCCGATGATCAAGGTCGACGGGCAGTGGCAGGAGGTCAGCTGGGACGCCGCGTTCCGGCGCTGCACCGAACTGTTGGCTCCGGTGATCGCCGAGCACGGCATCGGCGCCGTCACCTGCTACACCGGCAACCCGCTGGCGCACTCCTTCTCCCTCGGCCGCTATACCGGTGTGCTGCTGGGCATGTCCGGCATCCCAGTCAGTTACTCGCCCGGGACCATCGACCAGTGGCCCAAGAATCTGTCGTCGCATCTGATGTACGGAAACTGGTGGGGTTTCCCGGTACCGGACATCGAACGCACCGACCTGCTGGTGGTGATGGGCGCGAACCCGGCGGCGTCGCAGGGGTCGCTGCTGGCCGCGCCCGACGTGATGGGCATCCTCGCCGACATCGACACGGTGATCGTGATCGACCCGGTACGTACGGCGACCGCGGCGAAGGCCGACGAGTGGCTGCCGATCACCCCGGGCACCGATGCCGCGCTGCTGCTGGCCGTTGTCCACACGTTGTTCGAGGAGAACCTCGTCAACCTGGGTGGCCTCGCCGACCACATCGACGGTGTCGAAACCCTGCGCGCGGCCGCGGTGGACTGGACCCCGGAGCGGGTCGCCCCGGTGACGGGCATCGACGCGGAGCGCATCAAACAACTCGCCCGGCAGTTGGCCAGCACGCAGCGAGCGGTGGTGTACGGCCGAATCGGGTTGTGCAATCAGGAGTTCGGCAGCCTGGCCAGCTGGTTGGTCGACGTGGTCAACATCCTCACCGGCCACTTCGACACCCCGGGCGGTGCGATGTTCCCCCGTCCCGCGGTGTGGACCGTGACCGCCCAACCGCAACCCGGCCTGGAGGGTGGGTTGCCGGAGTTCGGCCGCTGGCAGACACGGGTGCGCGGCGCCAAAGAGGTGCTCGGCCAGGTGCCGGTGTCCTGCCTCGCCGAGGAAATCGAAACCCCGGGCGACGGTCAGATCCGGGCACTGATCACGGTGGCGGGCAACCCGGTGCTGTCCACTCCGCAGGGCGACCGGCTCGATGAGCTGCTGCCGGGGTTGGACGCGATGATCTCGGTTGACTTGTGGCTCAACGAAACCACCCGGCATGCCGATGTCATCCTGCCCGGCCTCTCACCATTGGAGCAGCCGCATCATGACGATCTGATCCTGGCGTTCGCGATCAACAGCATCGCCAACTACTCGGCGCCGGTGTTCGCACCCGACGATCCCGACCGGCCCGAGGAGTGGGAGATCCTGGTCCGGCTCACCGGTCTGTGCGCGGGCGTGCCGGCCGAGGAGGTCGACGTCACCGCGATCGACGACGGCTTCTTCGACTACCTGTGTTTCACCCAGGGGCTCGACGGTGCGGAGGTCCGCAGCCACTACACGCACGGCGGGCCGGAACGCATCCTGGATCTGACCCTGCGTACCGGGCCGTTCGGGGACCGCTACGGCGTGAACCCCGACGGGCTGAGTCTGGCGAAACTCAAGGAGCAGCCCAACGGGATCAACTTCGGGCCGATGGTCTCGCAGGTGCCCGAGGTCCTCAACACAACAGATAAGAAGATCCGACTCGCCCCGCAGTATCTCCTCGACGACATCCCGCGCCTGGCCCGTCGTCTGGAGCGCGAACCTGACGAGCTGGTGCTGGTGAGCAGGCGCCATCTGCGGTCGAACAACTCATGGCTGCACAATGTTTCGGCGCTGATGAAGGGCCGCGACCGGTGCACGCTGCTCATGCATCCCGAGGACGCCGCCAGCCGCGGTGTGTCGGGGGGCGACCACGTGACGGTGGCGTCGTCGGCCGGGCAGATCGAGGTGCCGGTGGAGCTGACCGATGCGATCAAACCGGGTGTGGTGTCGATGCCGCACGGCTGGGGGCACGGCAAGCCGGGCACCCGGATGGCGGTGGCCAACGGCTCACCGGGCGTCAACACCAACATCCTGTCGCCGCCGACGTTCCTGGACGAACCGTCGGGCAACGGTGCGCTCAACGGGATCCCCGTGACCGTGGCCCCCGCGGGGCTAAACTCCGGCGAATGA
- a CDS encoding serine/threonine-protein kinase — protein MPLADGQVVGDYTILRTLGAGGMGEVYLVQHPRLPRQDALKVLGSAVSSDDEYRKRFNLEADMVATLSNPHIVTIYDRGEFDDKLWIAMEFIDGTDASRLLAERYPYGMPPDEVVRIITGVAEALDYAHSRGLLHRDVKPANILLGVPGSGDERVMLADFGIARWMGQSSDLTGTNMTVGTVAYAAPEQLKGEQIDGHADQYALAATAYHLLTGTPPFQHTNPAIVISQHLSSEPPPIGARRPELACLSPVFAKALAKDASKRYTRCIDFARALRQGIGTAEEQTGATDVTSAALVSAAAAKAGAGRHAKPESGSSSRRRLLIPAILGAVVIIAGATAGLSLLGHRNMATAQSAHTTSPPPAVSSRMDLPVVVIGANCAVLGAAAVSEKGAPAYCAHATPGAAAIVWSLQPEKLVTGGSG, from the coding sequence ATGCCGTTAGCTGACGGCCAGGTCGTCGGGGACTACACCATCCTGCGGACACTGGGGGCCGGAGGTATGGGCGAGGTGTACCTCGTCCAGCACCCCAGGCTGCCCCGGCAGGACGCGCTCAAGGTGCTCGGTTCGGCGGTGAGCTCTGACGACGAGTACCGCAAGCGGTTCAACCTCGAGGCCGACATGGTGGCCACGCTGTCGAACCCGCACATCGTGACGATCTACGACCGCGGCGAGTTCGACGACAAGCTGTGGATCGCGATGGAGTTCATCGACGGCACCGATGCGTCTCGCCTGCTCGCCGAGCGCTATCCCTACGGAATGCCACCCGATGAGGTCGTGCGGATCATCACCGGCGTCGCCGAGGCGCTGGACTATGCGCACAGCCGCGGCCTACTGCACCGTGACGTCAAGCCCGCCAATATCCTGCTGGGCGTGCCAGGCTCCGGCGACGAGCGAGTCATGCTCGCAGACTTCGGAATTGCGCGCTGGATGGGCCAGTCGAGCGACCTGACCGGAACCAACATGACCGTCGGAACCGTCGCCTACGCGGCGCCCGAACAGCTCAAGGGCGAACAGATCGACGGCCATGCCGACCAGTACGCGCTGGCCGCGACCGCCTACCATCTGCTGACCGGGACGCCGCCGTTCCAGCACACCAACCCCGCGATCGTGATCAGCCAGCACCTGAGCTCCGAACCGCCGCCTATCGGGGCCAGGAGACCCGAATTGGCATGTCTGAGTCCGGTTTTCGCCAAAGCGCTGGCCAAGGACGCCAGCAAGCGCTACACCCGCTGCATCGACTTCGCGCGGGCGTTGCGGCAGGGAATCGGCACCGCGGAAGAGCAGACCGGCGCGACCGATGTTACGAGCGCCGCGCTGGTGTCCGCTGCGGCCGCGAAAGCAGGTGCGGGTCGGCACGCCAAGCCGGAGTCGGGTTCGTCGTCGCGCCGACGGCTGCTGATTCCGGCGATCCTCGGCGCGGTGGTCATCATTGCCGGTGCGACGGCGGGTCTTTCGTTGTTGGGCCACCGGAACATGGCCACCGCGCAGTCGGCGCACACGACCTCCCCGCCGCCCGCCGTATCGAGTCGGATGGACTTGCCGGTCGTGGTGATCGGCGCGAACTGTGCCGTGCTGGGCGCGGCCGCGGTCAGCGAGAAGGGTGCTCCCGCCTACTGTGCGCACGCAACTCCCGGTGCGGCTGCGATCGTGTGGTCGCTGCAGCCGGAGAAGCTGGTGACCGGCGGGTCGGGCTAG
- a CDS encoding APC family permease, whose protein sequence is MEQDAATVDPLMHGLRSKGLKKGSVSLVGAVAIGLAATAPAYSLTGALGHGAEEAGYQLPIVFILAVIPMYFVALAYKHLTDAAPDAGTVFTWGSKAIAPHIGWMGGFALVLSSILAGVGAAGILTNAVAVLLGMDSSPVWFDIVVAAVFILLTTYLVARGAEESSRTTLVLTIVQYGGLILFAVIMGVAVVRGHQSPDAASFSWEWFNPFAIRDFSSLLGGFLVAIFIFWGFDASLAMSEETSGTSADAGRSGVTAILITVATYVIFSVAALAFAGIDPNSETSLTHDGNVDDVFTTLATHSIGDRGAMLAALVVGLSAFSATMSTVMPTARGLLSMATYKALPDRFASVSEVSSTPKFATWVIGLTSLVIYCVLDLISDSVVSDSVYSVGIAIMTYYSVVAISSVVYFWRTAFRSWRTAMGQVILPGIGALILIPVGIVEAYLMADPSTGSGGSLLGVGTAFVVGVLSLAFGVVLMILWNLKAPAFFRGTTLPKERT, encoded by the coding sequence ATGGAGCAAGACGCAGCAACCGTCGACCCGTTGATGCACGGCCTGCGCTCCAAGGGCCTGAAGAAAGGGTCGGTCTCCCTCGTCGGAGCCGTGGCTATCGGGCTGGCCGCAACCGCCCCGGCATATTCGCTGACGGGTGCGCTCGGACACGGCGCGGAGGAAGCCGGCTACCAGCTGCCGATCGTTTTCATCCTCGCGGTCATCCCGATGTACTTCGTGGCCTTGGCGTACAAGCACCTCACCGATGCCGCCCCGGATGCCGGCACCGTATTCACGTGGGGATCCAAGGCCATCGCACCGCACATCGGCTGGATGGGCGGGTTCGCGCTGGTGCTGTCGTCGATCCTGGCCGGTGTCGGCGCCGCCGGAATCCTGACCAATGCGGTCGCCGTGTTGCTCGGCATGGACTCCTCACCGGTGTGGTTCGACATCGTGGTGGCCGCCGTCTTCATCCTGCTCACCACGTATTTGGTGGCCCGCGGCGCGGAGGAATCCTCGCGCACCACGCTGGTCCTGACGATCGTCCAATACGGCGGGCTGATCCTGTTCGCGGTGATCATGGGGGTCGCCGTCGTGCGCGGCCACCAGAGCCCGGATGCCGCATCGTTCTCGTGGGAGTGGTTCAATCCGTTCGCAATTCGCGACTTCAGCAGCCTGCTCGGCGGGTTCCTGGTGGCCATCTTCATCTTCTGGGGCTTCGACGCCTCACTGGCCATGTCCGAAGAGACCTCCGGGACATCGGCGGACGCGGGCCGCAGTGGCGTCACCGCGATCCTGATCACGGTCGCCACCTACGTGATCTTCAGCGTGGCCGCGCTGGCATTCGCGGGTATCGATCCGAACAGCGAGACCAGCCTGACCCACGACGGCAACGTCGACGACGTTTTCACCACGCTGGCCACCCACTCGATCGGCGACCGCGGTGCGATGCTCGCAGCCCTGGTGGTCGGGCTGTCCGCCTTCTCGGCGACGATGTCCACCGTCATGCCGACGGCGCGCGGGCTGCTGTCGATGGCGACCTACAAGGCGCTACCGGACCGGTTCGCCTCGGTGAGTGAGGTGAGTTCGACACCCAAGTTCGCAACCTGGGTGATCGGCCTGACCAGTCTGGTGATCTATTGCGTGCTGGACCTGATCAGCGACAGCGTCGTATCGGATTCGGTCTACAGCGTGGGAATCGCGATCATGACGTACTACTCGGTCGTGGCGATCTCCTCAGTGGTGTACTTCTGGCGCACCGCTTTTCGGTCGTGGCGCACTGCGATGGGACAGGTGATCCTGCCTGGCATCGGCGCGCTGATCCTCATCCCGGTGGGCATCGTCGAGGCATACCTGATGGCGGATCCGAGCACTGGTTCGGGCGGATCACTTCTCGGCGTCGGCACCGCGTTCGTCGTCGGCGTGCTGAGTTTGGCTTTCGGTGTGGTGCTGATGATCCTGTGGAACCTCAAGGCGCCGGCCTTCTTCCGCGGTACGACCTTGCCGAAGGAACGTACCTAG